AATGAATCAGTCAAGTATGCTCATTAAACGTATTTGGTAATCCAACTTTATTATTCACCAAGGCAACAATAGGTTAAAAGATTTCTATTTTATGCGATGCGAGAAAATTCATGATAAATGACAAGGCTTTCCATATTCAATAAAggattttaagtttaatttcttctattaatcaatcaataaaactatgtatacccatttttgatacacattAACTGAAAGTTTAGTTTTCCATATCCATCTTCAGACAATAAAACCCTGTAACTTTGTACAAATAAACCATAACTGCTGAGCCTACTCTGATGATCTGAGAATTTCTGTTTTGCTACTTGCAGGAGCAACAAGTGCCAGAATAACAAATCCACCCAGAACAGCGATACAAATACCCAGAGAGTTTACCAGCAATGCCTCAGTGGAATAACGTGCGATCACATGGTTGGTCTGAAGGAATGTTGCTTTCTCTAAGATGCCAGTAGTGGCAGTAACCACAGCGAGGGCGTATATGTAAATGCCAAAGAATACATGCCATGGCAGCAGAGTAGCTCTGCTATTTTTTGAGCCACCTGGGTACCAAAAGGTTACAAATCCAGCAGCCCACTGTTCATAACAATTCCAAATGACAagttatatagatataaatgtAAGTGAAATGGTAACTACTCAGAGGATAATGGTATGAAAATTATGAAGAGGAAGCAGAAGAATGAGGAAGACCTGGATGCCAAATAAGAAAAGGCAAGCGAGGCCCAACCATGAATGCAGGCTGTAGAAATTGTCAATGCCCTTATCGTTGTGGAATTTCAGAGCTGCCCAAACACCAATCAGGCTCAAAAGAAAGGCAAGAAGTTGTAGGGCCAGatgaactaatttttttaagctttttgTCCCTGGAACTGTCTTGTAAGCTAGAATGGCTGCATCAATCAACATCAAACTTTAAAACCAAGATTTCTTGTACACCAGCATGTTAGACAACAGGATTTCATCCAATCACAAAGACAAAATCCAAAAACATGTCACTCTACACTGCTCATTTTCAGAGGTCTAGGCTAGAGGACAGGACCAGGAGAgtattgaataattattaagtTCATCCTATAAAATGCTTCCTGAAGATGCAACAGGAAAAAAATATCCAACTGCTCTCATGGAGAATGCCTATGGCAGAAAAGCATGTAACAGATGACTTGATAAGAGAATCATACAACTCCATAACAAGCCTTCAATGGACAATAAATCTCCATTTCAAGTAGACCCAGATCACATACACAGATCCAGTAATACTGCATCAACTGCTATGATGCTTGAGACAATGCAACAATCTTACTATTTCAAACGTCAAATTAGTAAGAATGAAGCCTGCGTTTCTCCATACACCAGTATCACAATAACATGATACAAATTTGTTATATGATATGACAATATCCAGAAACATATAACTAAAAGAGGTAAAAAGGCCAGACTTATGTAACATATTGAGAGATATCTACAAAGAGCTGGTTTCTCCCCTGTTTTAAGAACATTTTCCACCTGCTGAAATAcgctaaattaaaaaaaaaaaaaaagagaacaacTGATTCCCTAGCATTGATGTAAAGTCCCCCCAAAGAACAATGAGCTAAATTACTTATACAAAGCTAAGAAATTTTCACCTTAGAGATTGCTAAAGATTGGCCTGGGAATGTTTTAGTGCAAAAGCACATCAGAATAAAACCAATTTCTCATAGGAACATAAAACtaaaaagcaaaaattaatttcacCTCTCAAAAGCACTTTAAAATAAGCATAACAGCGCTTCTCATATTAGTACATTAAATGTATCTAAAAAGGAGATTTTAGATCACAAAACAAACATGGAAGAAGTTCAACTGCATTTATAACTCAAAAACCGCTTTCTATAAATGCATAATACATCATTCTTCAGAAAGCAATATATAGATGAATGCGCTTTTATCTCCAAAGAGCTTCTGCCCATTAGAAACCAAGACTACAAAGTCAACAGAGCAGCGTGTATTTGGTTATTTAACATTCAGCCACAAAACAAAACACGAATCCAAGCCACCAAACACAGCCTCAAAATCAAAGCACAAGAATAGAGTATTTACCTTCGCCATTCAAGAGTACAAGACTGATGACCATGAGAACAGGATGAACCTGCAATGCACCACGAAGCAACAAACACGAAATTCAcaaattacaaaattcaaaaaaaaaaaaaaaaaaaggaggagaGCCAAAACAATACCAACTACTTACATTGAATATGAGATCTTTGTTTTCGGAAACGAGAGCTAACCCTCCTCGGTAATGAACAGTCCAGGAGAGAACGAGAGTTGCAACGACGAACCCGATTGCTCTGATGACAAGGAAGATCGGAAACCTAACCACAGGTATCGCCATTTTGAAAAGGGCAGAGAAACGAAGAAGAGGATGCTTGTTTTTGCGAACAGGACAAGGGTTTTTATCAGTGATTAATGAAAGATAGAGTGAGAATCTGAGTACGAAAAATATGTGcagtgaagaaaagaaaagaagtttcaacttttcaagTCTTCAATTAGAATAATTCTGTGGGCACGAATTGTTCATGTTAGATCGATTATTTTGACTTCTTTTAATCGactgtaattttttatcttcttgttAAATTACCTTATTTTTGTAAGGCCAAATGGCTGCGTCCCACACAGGCTCGACACAAACCgaattgtttatttgttaattattaaaaatctaaatttttatttatgaataattaaattaataaaaataattaattttagatgTAATATcgtcatttaattagtaatatattaaaaataataaaatattattttttccttatttaagattaaaaaattaataattttctcttataatgaaatcttgaaatgttatattttatctctagagtttccttttttttctctcccctTCTCCGGTGCTATCATCGGCCAGAAACTCTCTCCCTCCCCTTTTCATTCCCTTTCTTCAGCTTCTCTCATCCTTTTCTTCCCCTTTCTGGTGCTAGAAAGGGGAAGAGACACAGCCTTGCTTCATCTCGAATGAGACTACCTAGATGAAGATGCGGCTTCACCTCTTCCCTTTTTTAACACTGGAAAGgggaagaaaaggaagagaaaagctaaaaaaaaaggaagaaaagggtAGAGAGAAAGTTTATGATTGGTGACGATGTTGgagaagaggaaagaaaaagtagaaaaccttaggagaaaaatgtaatatttttaaatttaattttaagaaaaaactattaattttctaaacctAAGAGAGAAATAACTAAcgtttgattatttttaatatattactaattaaataacaattttatttttaaagttaactatttttgttaatttcaacaATTCATAAATCagagtttaagttttcaataattaacaGATGAGCCATTGAGTTTGCATCAACCTTTCGGttgaaaatagtcatttggcctttttgtAATAAAAGTCTGATTTTTTCAGTCTTCCATTTTCGGAGGCAGATGCAGAGTAACATTGAAGGGTTGTGGAAAGTTTTGTTATTTGGAATACCATTATTCTACAATGTTCAATTCGATACGTCTTCTCAGGTAACAAGAActggaaaaaaataatcataaaggAAGCccatttaaaactgaaaaacctTGACAAAATCTGATGGTCTCAAATAATCCAGACATACATTTCATATTTGCTCAATTCAACCAATAGACAAAATATCATGTTCATATATCCCTTGGTCTTgggtcctttttttttttttttttgggtttatgtTGAGCTCAGTCACAAAACTAGGAAACCACAACAGGAAAAATACAAACATAGCAGCCCCATTACCACTATTATCTCATATCTTGGTAGGCAAACTTAAAGCATCTCAAATTAAACCCTATTATTGGAATGGAAATGCTGAGAACTAACAACTAGGGGGTGCGGTTTGACATGCCATATCCCCGACCTCGGGCAGCATAGCCGTAGCCCCTTCCATGATAGGAACCGCGTGATCGCCCACCACCTCGATAAGGTCCACGACCACCTCGCCCACCATAATACCTATGAAAATCCCCAAATGTCTAGCAAAAAGAAACAGATTTTTTGAAGTGTGTATTAGAAATTCAGTGATTCAAATAATATGCAAACTGACAAACAAACAGAAAACTGCaagaaaatatatctttttaatttgttcatCATTGACTTTAGGGAATTTTAGTTCATAAAATCACGGAACAAAACTTTGCTAATAATACAGTTATTCTCTGAGATTGCACAAGTCCAGTAACATGGATACGGGAAATAGAAGACAATACCTCAGTATCTCTTCTAACTTGTTCAGAGAACCTAGTCCTCCCATTACGCGACCCAGCATCAAGAGCATCACATGATAAGGAATCAAAAAAGTCATCCTTAACATAAACAGGCTGCATAACAGAACAAATAGGAGTGAAAAACAGCCATCAATCAGACAACAAACTActcttttttgtttgaaaaatttatgtgtttgtgaaagagagagaaatatgaAGAGCAATTACCTTGTTCTCATATTTTAAAGATCCGATATTGTCTTCATCTGGTAAATCATCCTCATCTTCTTGAGCTTTGTTATTTTTACCAAGATGGCCCCATACTTCATCTTTGTTGAATTTCTCATTCATTGCAGTAAAATCAAAATCCTCAGCGAATCTGGTTGCAGAGCGTGAGATCTGTAATACCAAATGTTCACAAGGTCAAATGCCAAATTCAATGTAGC
The genomic region above belongs to Mangifera indica cultivar Alphonso chromosome 15, CATAS_Mindica_2.1, whole genome shotgun sequence and contains:
- the LOC123197968 gene encoding transmembrane ascorbate ferrireductase 2-like — its product is MAIPVVRFPIFLVIRAIGFVVATLVLSWTVHYRGGLALVSENKDLIFNVHPVLMVISLVLLNGEAILAYKTVPGTKSLKKLVHLALQLLAFLLSLIGVWAALKFHNDKGIDNFYSLHSWLGLACLFLFGIQWAAGFVTFWYPGGSKNSRATLLPWHVFFGIYIYALAVVTATTGILEKATFLQTNHVIARYSTEALLVNSLGICIAVLGGFVILALVAPASSKTEILRSSE